GCTGCTGGCCGCGGGGGTGCGGCTCCACTGCCTGAGGGACCTCACCCGGGGCGGGCTGGCCAGCGCCCTGCAGGAACTGGCGGCCCCCAACGGCCTTGAGCTGCTGATCGAGGAGGAGCGCATCCCGGTGGCCGAGCCGGTGCGGCGCACCTGCGACCTGCTGGGCTTCGATCCGCTGCACCTGGCCAACGAGGGCCGCTTCCTGGCGGTGGTGCCCGAGGCCGATCGGCAGCGGGCCCTGGCGGTGCTGGCTCCGGCCGGCGGGGCCTGGATCGGCCGGGTGGCGGCGGCAGGACCAGGAGCCGGCCGCCCCCGGGGCCGGGTGTTGCTGCGCACCCCCTACGGCAGCGAGCGGGTGCTGGTGCCCCTCAGCGGGGAACTGCTGCCGCGGATCTGCTGAGCGTCGCCGTCACTGGATCGGCACCTGGGTCGGCTCGGCGCTGGGGGCGGGCCCCTTGCGGGGCACCGTCACCGTCAGCTGCCCCTCCTTGGCGGTGGCCTTGAGGCCGGCGGTGTCGGCGTCCTCCGGCAGGGTGAAACTGCGGGAGAACTGGCCGTAGAAGCGCTCCACGCGGTGCATACGCGAGCTGTCCTCCTTCTTCTCCTGCTGCCGCTCCCCCTGCACGGTGAGCACCCCGTGGTCGATGGTCACCTTGAGGTCCTCCTTGCGGACCCCGGGAATGTCCGCCTGGATCTCGTAGGCACCGTCAGTTTCAACGATGTCGACCCGGGGATTCCAGTCGGCCATCGTGACAGCGGTGCTGCTGCGACCCAATGGCCAGGGCAGGGTACGGGTGTAGCGGTCGAAGAGTTCTTCGACGTCCTTGAGAGTTTCCGAAGGAATGATGGCCATGGTGGTGCCTCCTGAATGGAGAAAGAAGCAGGGTTGACAGGCATTGGCTTCGATCTTGACAGCCCCTGAGGGATTGCCGCTGGGGATTCCTTGGCGGGATTTCCTCGCCCCTTGCGGGGATGGGAAGGCGTTGCTGCACAATGCTCAAAATGTGCAGCATTTCATTGTTGGAATGAACTGATGTGCTCAATGAATGAGAGAGGTGAAGCGATAGGCAGTTCTGGTCTTCTTCCGGCAATTCAATTGTATTGGAGCCCTCCAGTCGACTTGTGACCGGTTGGCTGTCATTGGGAAATCTTCACCATCCTCAGC
This genomic stretch from Cyanobium gracile PCC 6307 harbors:
- a CDS encoding Hsp20/alpha crystallin family protein → MAIIPSETLKDVEELFDRYTRTLPWPLGRSSTAVTMADWNPRVDIVETDGAYEIQADIPGVRKEDLKVTIDHGVLTVQGERQQEKKEDSSRMHRVERFYGQFSRSFTLPEDADTAGLKATAKEGQLTVTVPRKGPAPSAEPTQVPIQ